The genomic DNA TGGATGGGGCATGGCTCCTTGCTTGTTGGACCGTGACCGTCACGGCCAGGCGTTCGGTTCTCACGGCCGGGCAAGGAGAGACATGATGAAACAGCCAGCACGAGGTCGCTAGCTGCGACTAGTATGGCCGACACACTTACGTTTGCAGTGCCGCCTCTCGCTCTCATGCACTGAATGCTTGTCGACGAGCCAAATCACGACTCACCGACTCGACCCCAACAATCGAATGGGAAAAACTCAAGTACGCCATACTGCCGAGAGCGAACCCTCGCTAACGATCAGTACGACGAGGACCAGGCACTACAGTTCCTTGAGCTGCCCAATCCAACCAGCGATGTCGCCTGGAGCCTGCCAAGAGTGAACAAGGCATTTCCAGTCAAGGGGCGATGTCCCCACCTGTCAGTTGCTAGCCGGTCGTTCATGGGGTCTCACTCTTAATTCTCCGGCTGGTGGAATGGGCTGGCGTCTCTTTCGCGCGAGCTCTCATTGGGAGGCTGCGGCAccgcgcgctggcgccgcccacagggatgcgccagcgccctcaTCGACGCGGCACGCAGAGCGAAAGGAGGCGTGATGAGCGCGCCACCGATGCTGGGCTTGATCAAGCTGGCTAGTGTTGAGCGTGCACAGCCTTGCAAAGCACATCCCATGATGGGTATGTTGACCAGCCAGTGCTTCAGGACAACACATGGCTGCACACTCCGTCAGAGGGAGGCACGGCCTGTGGGACGGCGCGATCGTGGTGCCAGCCACACCGAAACCCGAGCGCCATCGTTCCCACTGCCACGGgggcgacgaccacgacgactgGCAAGGGAGGCTGAGACGGGCCCCAAAACGGCTTGACTCAACTTCAAAGAGGGGCCCCTGACTGAGCGCGTGTCCaactcgctgctgctgctatttCTGCTCCTACTACTCGGGTGTTGCATCCGCGGGagattgggggggggggggggttgacAAGTGTCTGTCTTTTTCtgctcatcatcgacatTGGGCTGGAACCCCAGCAGCCGATCATACCGGGCGCCACCAAATGCAACTCTGCTGTCATGTCTCTCTCCCCGAGCCTGTCGCCGGACCATGTATTTTACCCCATGGCGCATCTTCGCTATCATCGAGCGCGGAGACGGTATGAGCATTGCTCAGTCTCACGCCGTGGCGTTCGCACCCCCACGATGTGCCACCCCCGAACCAAGCTCACCCAAGCCTCTCGTCCCTTAAGCTCCGCTGGAATTAAACACGTCCCCACCGCTTGCTCTTCTGCGGCTGACGGTCCGGCACGGCAAGTGGGCAAGGATCGACGGACAAGGTTCTCAGCGCGTGGGTTTTAGCGTACGTGCTTGTGAGAGCACGCGTGCACGTCGCTCGAAAAGGCCACTTGGGTGCGAAAGCAAGCCCATATATTCTGCCGTTTCATTCCGGGGTTTCAtcgtcggtggtggttgagATGCCATGAGCGTCTCAGCATCCGGTTGAATGCCTTGTCTCCGGAATCCGGATCAAGGTGCCATCATGAATGCATAATGCAAAGCCGGTTCGCCTTACATACTAGATACATGCGAGGCTCGAGAAAATGTGCCAACGCCAAGGACCTTGACGTGCTTAATTGAACAGCAGCACAGAGTCTGGACGAAGCATCTTGCGCGTGCTGGAGCTGTGTGCCCGAAAGATTCCACGGCGCTGCAAACGTGGCGGCCTCTGCAAGGAGCCTGCACTTGCGCCTCTGTGTTCAAGGAACAGCTACCGACGAACGCACCGtgcagctggaggcgggAGCCTCTCAGCATCGAGCTGGTCCAGCCCCAACCACCCACCGCCCAGGTGTGCGGCTCGTCCCAGGCGCCAccgcgggcggacggggctCCAAGCGGCACCCTTGCCGGGAGGGATGGGGCCGGCTTGCCCTTCTGACGAGGAGAAAAGAAAGCGGACGACAACGGACGCACTGAGGGACCGACGGCTTGGTCATTGGCTGACGCCTGCGTCAAGGGGACATGGCGATGCACATGAATGGAGCGCAGGGCTGCGTCGAAATCCGACGGCGGCTAACACGGTCGCGCGGCGTTTTGCGACGCCCTGCAGTCCTCCGTTACCTTCACACCCGCTTTTCGGCTCGGATGCCCTCCGTTTGGCATGACCAGACGGGGGCTATCCAGGGCTTGAGACGGAGGCGTTTATCTTAACGGAAGGATGGACGGAAGTATCCTGGCCGCCAAGCCCCATCTGGACGCGTGAACCCTCCCTCGCTCGTGGTTGACGGGTTATCGACACGGAAAGACGGCTCTGGCCCCCaagagctgcagcagcccaTGGCGGGGAGAGGTTCGTGGCGTTTGCGCGTCGGTCAAGGAGATGGGCAGCATGTCACGATGGCACCCGGCGAGCAAATGCCGGAGCAGAGCTGTTCCGTCTTTAACCGGTCAAGATCGAACTTGCATCGCCGTCCCCGTCAACCACATACGCAGCCCAATGAATGCTGTGGGGGTGAATGATCTGAATGAGGACAGCCGGCGCTctcacggcggcgacttggACCCTGTGGCAGCGGCTGCCGCTTATCCCGGCCACGCATGGCGTGTCTGACGTGTCCGGGAAGCACAAACGACAGGCACCCATCTCGTACGGCTTGTAGGGTAGCCGGGTTGTCTATCCGTGGATGTCGTCCGTCCCCCCCGGGCCACTCGTCGGCGACCTACTTGTTCGCATTCGCCGCTTACTGGAGAGAGCCTGAAGGATCTGTCATTTTATTGACACGCACGCCGGCGCAAGTGTGTGCGAATTATATCCTCGCAAGCCCGCAGGGTGGCACTGGACATGTTGGACAAGACCCATCCCGAGCGCTATTGTCCCAAGGCGAACTATATGGGCAATGAATGGGTGGGATGAGTACGTAGGCAAGTAGGTATCGTGAGCCCCATTTGAGCCGCACGGACACCAACAGAGGAACCACTTTCCCCCTCCTTGCCAGCCAGTTCCCGAATACTCGGGCCGGAGATCCACTTTTCCGGCCGAGAGGCCCGATCAATGGCAGCCGCATGTTTGTTTGCTGCGCGATGGCCCAACCGATTCCCAAGTATTTGGTGTTGTTCCGTCCGATGTTGCCATCACATACATACAAGTCCCCTGCCTGCAACATGGGGCTCTGGGCCCTGACTTACTTCTCCCCTTCGGACTCTGTCCTatgcgacggccgcctcgtggacgtcgcgcaggtcgtgtcacacggcgatgccgcgctGGGGACGaccctgcctgtctgtcgcgGGTAACCTCGTACAGCGCCGTACTTGGTAACACTCCAGACCAACAACAAAGCCCGGCGACATGCCGCCACGAAGAGTAATCCGGCAAAAGAACGCAATCCAGCATACCAATTGTtcgccggccggcgtcgcaACCCAGGCGCCCAGGCCCAATACGTCCCGAGtcgtggacgacgagagaGACGTCGGCGTGGCGACATGGCCTGCCTCGTCAGCTTCCTTCCCTCACACGCCCCGAGGTTCTTTTCTGcacgagctgcccgccccgcTTAgaggtaccttaccttagtTACCTCACAGTACACGATCACTCCACCGTGCAGTGCAGTCACACCGGATGGGACGTGGGCGAGAGCCGGCAACGAAACGACGCCTGTTGCAGTCCGTCTCGCTTCCCCCCCGTCCAGTGCCACCATAATGGCCAGTCAGTTAGTCGCCTTTGCGTTGTTGCATCGGGGGCTTTCCCAACCATCGCGCGCCGCTTCCCCCCGGCTACCACGGTTACAATGGCGATTCGCCGCgcctctctctgcctctcaCTTATTAGATCTGCTCTACTCTACTCTACTCTACCCACAcgctccccgcgccgccacggtcCTCGGATCTCGCCCAAgacggtcggtcggcggGCTTTGCTTGGGGGAACTCGGGCAGCGTGCGGCgtgcagcaagcaagcagcagctcacgGTGCGGGCGAGGCAGGGTGGgagcaaaaaaaaaaaaaaaaaaaagagagccGTCATACGGGGCTCATCATGCACGAATTTACGTATCATGGGAGGTCCTGCGGTGTATCCCCAGGGCTGCGCGGTGTTGCTACCGAGATCACCGTTACACTGCAGGTGCCGCCTCGTCGGTACGCCAGTATTATTGCATGGACGCGACTCGGGGTGACCGACCGCCTTTCGGACCggacgcccccccccctttccggGCCCCTTGGACATTGTCCCATCGACCACCACTCACAGATGCATGACTGACGCGGCGAAGATGGGGATGAGTACGCATGAGTACGCATGCTTGTGGACAATTGTGTTGCCCAGTGTGTTCTATTCTGTTTATTGATACCCGACCCACGAAGCCGCGCTCGGATGGTCCCCATCAATGGCGACGACTCATCGACATGCACACACCGTTGCTGACCAGGCGTCTGGTTGTCGGGGCCACTATTCACGAGAATCCGGGACAATAGACGGATTCGCCCTTGCAATCGTCGACTCGGTCCCGAAAGGCCGCTGCCTTGCCCTGAATGCCATGGTCGCCGCGAGTCCTCGGCCAGAAACGACACGAGCAACATCGGCTGGGGGTTTCTCACGCCCGCTTCCATGCGCCTCTCCCGGAGATTCAGCTCTTGACAGtcgcctcatcgacgaggtaAATGGCACTCCCGCCGGCTGGACGACTGACAACGACAGCGTTTtcgcgctgctcctcggtgaGGTCCTTGCTGGCGTAGTACTCTCGCTCCAGCGCTGCCTTGACGTCGGCCACCTTGTTCGCCGGGACGAGATGGACGCTGCagccgccccagccggcGCCCGTCAGTCGGCTGCCGTAGGCacccgcggcgcgggctATCCTGCAGATCTGGTCGAGCTCGGGGCAGCTGCACTCGAAGAGGTCGCGGCACGAGTCCTGCGTCGCGTTcatgaggccgccgagctcctcgttGAAAGGGGTCGTGTCGGACCGCCCGGTGTGGAGGGGTCGCTCCAGGAGCGTGATGAACTTGAggacgcgcagcgcctcggtgAAGACGTGgagggcgcgctggcgcagcttgaagcgctcggcgcgcacgGGGAAGCTCGACAGGAAGCGCTTCTCGAAGTCGGCCGCTGACAGGTTGAGCACCCTTGCGATTTCCTCGCGCGTGTATCCCTCCTCCTGGGTGAGCGCCCCCCGAGTCAGCTCGATGAGCTTCTGGAGCTCCTCTTCCTGGGTAATGCTCTTGACGGCGCCGTAGTCGGACGCGTTTTGGTGGTAGAAGTAGGTGTCGTGGAAGCCGCGGAGGCTGGTGCCCAGCGAGCCGGCATCGGCCGGCAGCTCGGTGCCCGGCGGGTTCAGGACCGCGTTGAGgtacgcggcggcgagggtgacctcgacgacgcgaaGGTTGTAGTGAATGGGGGCAGTGACCTGTTTGTTGGACGTGACGAAGCTCTGGGCGATGACGAAACACAGCTCGGGGTTCGTCGGCGGGAACTGCACCGGCCGCGCCTCGAGCCGCGGGCTGAAGGAGACGAAGAGGGCGGAGCCGGGTTCGGAGAAGACGGACGCGGACTGATCCATGCTGCGGAAGAACCGTGTTAGCATCGCGGAGGGACTCAATGTAGAGGATAGCGGGGAAGGGCGATCGAGACGGAACATACCCGCCAGcgttgacgccgacggcgcgctcgctcaCAATGGCGAGCTCGGTCAACTCTGTCTTGTCGACCGTCTtctcgccgttggcgaccatgacggcgagggcggttGCGCTCACAAAGGCGGCACTGGAGctcaggccgccgccaacgggAACGTTGCCGTCCATGACGACGTCCATGTTGCAAGGGCGGCAGCCGGGGCCCCTCTTCTTgtggagcagctcgagggcgccgcgcaggccgcaCTTGAAGTAGTTTGTCCACTCAaacttggcggcgtcgatgtcgatggggccggcgaggggcaCGGAGAACTCCCTGGCGGGGAACTTGTCGCCCTGGACGTTGGCGATGCGGATGGTGAAGGAGGTGGCGCCCTCGGGGGCGGGGCTCGCGCggacggcgaagagggcgtcGAAGGTGATGGCCATGGGCAGGACGGAGTAGAGGGAGTAGTCGATGTGCTCGCCGATGATGTTGACGCGGCCGGGGGAGCGCGAGACGAAGTCGGCGCGGTGGCCGTAGACGGCGTCAAaggtggcgaggaggcggttCCATCGTGGGGCCTCGTGGGCGAGCGCCGGGGTTGGGTagatgtcggcgagggcgccggcaacgGGGACGGGGCCGGACATAGTAAAGAAGGAGGATATGTCTGGAGTCGGATCTGGACGGACGTATGGTCGTGGCGGCTAGAGGGAgataggcggcggcgggaaaaGCTATGAAGTCGGACTAGAGGAGGGCGGATGACCCCGCAGTGTTGCCCCTCGGTccgttgcttgcttgtttCTTGACTCAGGCTGTCGTCGATTTAGTGAGGAACGCGTCGTTGACGTGTGTGCGTGCTCTGTACCCTCgcgagaggggggaggctGTGGGTTGAGCTGGCGGACAgggcgccggagccggcgttggaggaggaggaggttggtAGTCGACGAGGAATGCGATGACGTATGTAGCTtgagagggagagggagagagagacagggGGCTGCAGCACGGGAGCACGCGCGGTTgttggcagcagcacggaAACGACAGGCGAGCGGGAACAGGACGCGAGGATATGTATTTCAACAGagacggatggacgggagGGGAGAAGCGAGAATAGGAAATGGTCATGCGATAGCTTctctcccccgcccctcaTATAGGTACAGTACAACAGGTACGGCGCGTGGGCGGtgacgagcgggcgggcgggcgcggcgtctCGGAGGCGGTTCGGTGGCATTTTGGCAGGGCGGGTGGAGCCCAGGCCCGTTGGGCGCCGGAACCGCTTTCCCCGTGGAATCACCTCAACTCCAGGAGTCCAGGTCCACTGGACCGTGAGCAGCACCTCactgggggggggagggggcgcgcCAGCGGAGTGAAGCGAGCGTTCATCACAACGCGACCTTGCAATAAGATTGCCCATGTGACGAGATGAGGTGGTGTTGAAGCGGGtttccggcggcggcgggcaggcccAGGCACCTAACTTAGTACGTTACGTTAGTAACTTGCTACCTGCGTTACTGTACTCTCCAGCTCGCGGACCGCTGATTGGCGCGCATAACGGCTCAAGAATCGCGTGAGCAAGCAGCGATGGATGAATGAAAAGCGTGTGCGCGAGAGGAGCTTTGCGCGAGAGCTCCATCGGTTGGTGGGTTCCTTGCAGACGAGAATCTTTTTTTCCCCCCCGTCCCTTTCTTTCCTCACTCCCTGAGATTTTTGTTTTGCctgtgcctgcctgcctgtctgcctgtaTCTGTCGTCTTTCGTCTTGTTTCCCcgtgggatggatggatgcatgggGCGTGTTTGATACTAGATCGGCGTGCCACGGACCATGAGATGGTACCTGCTTCGTACGCACGTACATGAATCTACGTGCATCCTGGGATACAGTCTACTAGGCGCCCCAatgcggaggcggcgggcggtgcgcgaagacggagggagggcgggccTCTCTCTGCGCGTGGTCGCTCGTTGCGCCCCGCTTTCCCGCGGGGACAAACTCGGGCGTTGATGTAGGTTTGCTTGCGAAgtacagtacgaagtataggTAGGGAATAGGGAAGACCGCCGTGCGAGAGTGCCAGGCCAACATCATGACGGTCCCGGTTCACTGCGAGGATAAAGAAACGTGGGCATCTTTGCGTGAgtggggtgtgtgtgtgtgtgtgtgcgtctCGCCATCTCCCTCCCGTTTGGATGGGAGGTTCACTGCTCTTCACCAAACACCCACAGCCCCGGAGattggccgccgccgctccggctGCCGACCCGCgtgtcggccgcgacggacggacggggtggACCGGGGGTgtcggggcgggggggccgagtcgcgcggtccctgggcgggcagggtATCGGCGCACGCACCGCATCATTGTTCTACGTAGCAAGTCACAGAGCACGTGGTATGACTGTCAACGCAGTGCCATCTCATGAAACGGGGGGAACGACACCACGCGCGACGTCTAGAGGAGAGGTATATGCTGGCTGCATGGGCGAGACCTTTTGTGGCGGGAGGAGCACCAACGGCCGCGGGAGCATGCTGATGCCGTGCGCTCTGAAACGAAAACGGCTCACTCACTCTAGAGTCACGAGCTCCGGCAAGACTTTTTGTTTTGGATTATCGGTGCTGTGAGACCGGGAGAaagccacagcagcagcagcagcagcggcagcagcaacatcaacaacaagACGTACTAACTGTACGTACAAGGTGCACCTGCATGTACGATGCACGTGCCGGAGAGCACGAAACAAGCATCGGGGGGTGGTGCGTTGGCGGGTCGATTGGCGAGCGGCTTCCCACGTGTTGTGAaccctgccggcggcgatcgCCCTCGCTcactctccctctctctacGTAccgtcctgtcctgtcctgtcctgtcctgtctcgcggcaggggcggcatggccggcgcTGGAGATGCGGGCGTCTTGCGCAGTGTGAGTTTGCAAGATCATGGCAGATTGGCTCAGATTCCTTCGTGGGACGGCCCCGTGTGTGACGGGATGAGCTGGCGAAGGaagggtgtgtgtgtgtaagtGTGTGTTGCAGATCTCTTCCCGTCCTTCCCGagcgcgctctctctctctctcttaGTACTCCTTCTAGTGCCTCCTCTCAGGGGCTGGTCTGCCTGCGTGCCACCTGCCTCGCTGAACAGCAGAtcggcggggggggggattgcATGCAGACTTGATgggggggtggtgggtggatgggcggcggctactAATAAGATTCCAGATCTGCGCATGGGGGCGTCGGCAGGCGCAGACAAACGTGGAGGTGATGACCCATGGCTAGCTGTCCCCGGTGAAAGCGACTGGAGAGATATAACTTAATTCACTAATGGTGTGCAAGGCGGGCTGACCGTGAAACGCAGCGGACATGCAGCCGCTGTGGCACCGCAGGAAGAAGCTGCCCCGAGGGCTGGAGGCGTTGTTGCATCACTGGTGCCATCGAGGCGGAATACCTAAGTTAGTACGTGAGGGTGTCGTGAGTTGGGGGCGTGTCAACGTGGCACTTGGTGCCTTCTCAGACCAAGATATACGCAATACGTACTACCATCGGGGTCcttctgcagcagcaagcaagcaagcaacagCACTACTAAAGTGCGTTGCAGGCTGCAGTTGGACCACCAGGGCTATCTATCCTGCAGCACGAGCCGTGTCGCTTCGAGAGACAGACAGCAACTAGCGGAAAACGCCGCCGAGAGCCACGTTGTTGTTGCACCAAGCTCGTCATTCACCCGCGTCTCTGCTTcgacctgctgcccgcccgccaccgctgTACTAACAGGTAAGGTGGTTACCAGCAACAGTACGTCTTCTGTCCTGTTTTCGGCATTTTAGTACAGTATTATTCGcaaaggaggaggcggtggtggcttCCGTCGGCTCGCTCGTCCATGGCCCCTCGAGCCGTTTCGTTGGTCCTCGATCCTCTGTTCGgcccctcggccgcccgcccgcctcagCAAGCCTCcgcccctcccttccttgggcaaaaataaaataaactGCATTTATTATGCATTCTTTGATCTCCCATgacacgggcgggcggcggcgccatttGTGCCGTGCCCCCGTACTTCATACGTGCATCAAATACGCTAACAGAATGTGGGATGGTTCTGCGCGAC from Purpureocillium takamizusanense chromosome 4, complete sequence includes the following:
- the GAL1 gene encoding Galactokinase (EggNog:ENOG503NVCX~COG:G), whose amino-acid sequence is MSGPVPVAGALADIYPTPALAHEAPRWNRLLATFDAVYGHRADFVSRSPGRVNIIGEHIDYSLYSVLPMAITFDALFAVRASPAPEGATSFTIRIANVQGDKFPAREFSVPLAGPIDIDAAKFEWTNYFKCGLRGALELLHKKRGPGCRPCNMDVVMDGNVPVGGGLSSSAAFVSATALAVMVANGEKTVDKTELTELAIVSERAVGVNAGGMDQSASVFSEPGSALFVSFSPRLEARPVQFPPTNPELCFVIAQSFVTSNKQVTAPIHYNLRVVEVTLAAAYLNAVLNPPGTELPADAGSLGTSLRGFHDTYFYHQNASDYGAVKSITQEEELQKLIELTRGALTQEEGYTREEIARVLNLSAADFEKRFLSSFPVRAERFKLRQRALHVFTEALRVLKFITLLERPLHTGRSDTTPFNEELGGLMNATQDSCRDLFECSCPELDQICRIARAAGAYGSRLTGAGWGGCSVHLVPANKVADVKAALEREYYASKDLTEEQRENAVVVSRPAGGSAIYLVDEATVKS